One genomic region from Capra hircus breed San Clemente chromosome 18, ASM170441v1, whole genome shotgun sequence encodes:
- the LOC102189514 gene encoding zinc finger protein 226 isoform X1: MMILHFPGRRQKMNMFMEAVTFKDVAVAFTEEELGLLDSAQRKLYQDVMVENFRNLVSVEENNQSELRAVEERGLHEELSCWQIWQQIANDLTRCQDSVINSCQFHKQGHSLHQVGAGLSIQISEDENYILNEKAGDPGDTGNPRFASLRTLDSWRKSSLTESQNYQNRYQESSTQSKLCRCEEDVDGVGRISCHLGDRGVHKNEKSYCHSDDRKDSTKVSTLDQNSMIHTGQKPHQCDECKRTFTSLSTFDLHQQLHSKETSHVCNECGKGFRYSSVLHIHQRVHIGEKCSVCDECGKEFRQSSQLQTHQKVHSIKKPFTCEECGKGFSRQSALTVHCKVHTGEKPYSCEECGRAFSQASHLQDHQRVHTGEKPFICDACGKSFSRNSHLQSHQRVHTGEKPYKCEECGKGFICSSNLYIHQRVHTGEKPYKCEECGKGFSRPSSLQAHQGIHTGEKSYVCNVCGKGFTLSSNLQAHQRVHTGEKPYKCEECGKNFRRNSHYQVHLVVHTGEKPYKCEVCGKGFSQSSYLQIHQKAHSVEKPYKCEECGQGFNQSSRLQIHQLIHTGEKPYKCEECGKGFSRRADLKIHCRIHTGEKPYNCEECGKVFRQASNLLAHQRVHSGEKPFKCEECGKSFGRSSHLQAHQKVHTGEKPYKCGECGKGFKWSLNLDMHQRVHTGEKPYKCGECGKRFSQASSLQLHQSVHTGEKPYRCDVCGKVFSRSSQLQSHQRVHTGEKPYKCEMCGKSFSWRSNLTIHQRIHAADKSYKSHRGGKTIRDST, translated from the coding sequence AAGAAAACAATCAAAGTGAGTTGAGGGCCGTTGAAGAGAGAGGATTACATGAAGAGCTTTCCTGCTGGCAAATCTGGCAACAGATTGCGAATGACTTAACCAGATGTCAAGACTCTGTGATAAATAGTTGTCAGTTCCACAAACAAGGTCATTCCCTGCACCAGGTTGGGGCAGGACTATCTATTCAGATTTCTGAAGATGAGAACTATATATTAAATGAGAAAGCAGGTGATCCTGGTGATACTGGAAATCCAAGGTTTGCATCTTTGAGAACCCTCGATTCTTGGAGAAAAAGTTCCTTGACTGAGTCACAGAACTATCAGAATAGATACCAGGAAAGTTCCACGCAAAGTAAACTGTGTCGGTGTGAAGAGGATGTTGACGGTGTTGGTCGGATTTCATGCCACCTTGGTGATCGAGGAGTACACAAGAATGAAAAGTCTTACTGCCACAGTGATGATAGAAAAGACAGCACGAAGGTTTCCACATTGGATCAGAATAGTATGATTCACACAGGACAAAAGCCGCACCAATGTGATGAATGTAAAAGAACCTTTACCAGCCTTTCTACCTTTGATCTTCACCAGCAGTTACACTCAAAAGAGACATCTCACGTGTGCAATGAGTGTGGAAAAGGCTTCCGTTATAGCTCAGTTCTTCATATTCATCAGAGAGTGCACATAGGAGAAAAATGCagtgtgtgtgatgagtgtgGAAAGGAATTCCGTCAGAGCTCACAACTGCAAACTCATCAGAAAGTCCACAGCATAAAGAAACCGTTCACATGTGAGGAATGTGGGAAAGGCTTCAGTCGTCAGTCAGCACTTACTGTTCATTGTAAAGTCCACACGGGAGAGAAACCTTACAGTTGTGAGGAGTGTGGCAGAGCCTTCAGTCAGGCCTCCCACCTTCAGGACCATCAGAGAGTCCACACTGGGGAGAAACCATTCATATGTGATGCATGTGGTAAGAGCTTCAGTCGGAATTCACACCTTCAGTCCCACCAGAGAGTCCATACAGGAGAGAAACCGTACAAATGTGAGGAGTGTGGGAAGGGCTTCATTTGTAGCTCAAATCTGTACATTCACCAGAGAGTCCACACAGGAGAAAAACCCTACAAATGTGAGGAATGTGGGAAAGGCTTTAGTCGGCCTTCAAGTCTTCAGGCCCATCAGGGaatccacactggagagaagTCATATGTATGTAATGTGTGTGGTAAAGGCTTTACTCTGAGTTCAAACCTTCAGGCACATCAGAGAGTCCACACAGGGGAGAAACCATACAAATGTGAGGAGTGCGGGAAGAACTTCAGGAGGAACTCCCATTATCAAGTTCATCTGGTCGTCCACACAGGAGAAAAACCCTATAAATGTGAAGTGTGTGGGAAGGGCTTCAGTCAGAGTTCGTATCTTCAAATCCATCAGAAGGCCCATAGCGTAGAGAAACCCTACAAATGTGAAGAGTGTGGGCAGGGCTTCAATCAGAGTTCACGACTTCAGATCCACCAGCTGATCCATACTGgtgagaaaccatataaatgcgAAGAGTGTGGGAAGGGATTCAGTCGTAGAGCAGATCTTAAAATTCACTGCAGaatccacactggagagaaaccatacaaTTGTGAGGAGTGTGGAAAAGTCTTCAGGCAGGCCTCAAATCTCCTGGCCCATCAGAGAGTCCACAGTGGAGAAAAGCCATTCAAATGTGAAGAATGTGGCAAGAGCTTTGGTCGGAGTTCACACCTTCAAGCCCACCAAAAagtccacactggagagaagccatACAAATGTGGGGAGTGTGGGAAGGGCTTCAAGTGGAGCCTGAACCTCGACATGCATCAGAGGGtccacacaggagagaaaccatataagtGTGGGGAGTGTGGGAAGCGCTTCAGTCAGGCCTCAAGTCTTCAGCTTCATCAGagtgtccacactggagagaagccctaCAGATGTGACGTGTGTGGTAAAGTCTTCAGTCGGTCTTCACAGCTTCAGTCTCATCAGAGAGTCCACACAGGGGAGAAACCTTACAAGTGTGAGATGTGTGGTAAGAGCTTCAGTTGGCGCTCCAATCTAACAATTCATCAAAGAATCCATGCTGCTGATAAATCCTATAAAAGTCATAGGGGTGGTAAGACCATCAGAGATTCAACTTAG
- the LOC102189514 gene encoding zinc finger protein 226 isoform X2, with protein sequence MNMFMEAVTFKDVAVAFTEEELGLLDSAQRKLYQDVMVENFRNLVSVEENNQSELRAVEERGLHEELSCWQIWQQIANDLTRCQDSVINSCQFHKQGHSLHQVGAGLSIQISEDENYILNEKAGDPGDTGNPRFASLRTLDSWRKSSLTESQNYQNRYQESSTQSKLCRCEEDVDGVGRISCHLGDRGVHKNEKSYCHSDDRKDSTKVSTLDQNSMIHTGQKPHQCDECKRTFTSLSTFDLHQQLHSKETSHVCNECGKGFRYSSVLHIHQRVHIGEKCSVCDECGKEFRQSSQLQTHQKVHSIKKPFTCEECGKGFSRQSALTVHCKVHTGEKPYSCEECGRAFSQASHLQDHQRVHTGEKPFICDACGKSFSRNSHLQSHQRVHTGEKPYKCEECGKGFICSSNLYIHQRVHTGEKPYKCEECGKGFSRPSSLQAHQGIHTGEKSYVCNVCGKGFTLSSNLQAHQRVHTGEKPYKCEECGKNFRRNSHYQVHLVVHTGEKPYKCEVCGKGFSQSSYLQIHQKAHSVEKPYKCEECGQGFNQSSRLQIHQLIHTGEKPYKCEECGKGFSRRADLKIHCRIHTGEKPYNCEECGKVFRQASNLLAHQRVHSGEKPFKCEECGKSFGRSSHLQAHQKVHTGEKPYKCGECGKGFKWSLNLDMHQRVHTGEKPYKCGECGKRFSQASSLQLHQSVHTGEKPYRCDVCGKVFSRSSQLQSHQRVHTGEKPYKCEMCGKSFSWRSNLTIHQRIHAADKSYKSHRGGKTIRDST encoded by the coding sequence AAGAAAACAATCAAAGTGAGTTGAGGGCCGTTGAAGAGAGAGGATTACATGAAGAGCTTTCCTGCTGGCAAATCTGGCAACAGATTGCGAATGACTTAACCAGATGTCAAGACTCTGTGATAAATAGTTGTCAGTTCCACAAACAAGGTCATTCCCTGCACCAGGTTGGGGCAGGACTATCTATTCAGATTTCTGAAGATGAGAACTATATATTAAATGAGAAAGCAGGTGATCCTGGTGATACTGGAAATCCAAGGTTTGCATCTTTGAGAACCCTCGATTCTTGGAGAAAAAGTTCCTTGACTGAGTCACAGAACTATCAGAATAGATACCAGGAAAGTTCCACGCAAAGTAAACTGTGTCGGTGTGAAGAGGATGTTGACGGTGTTGGTCGGATTTCATGCCACCTTGGTGATCGAGGAGTACACAAGAATGAAAAGTCTTACTGCCACAGTGATGATAGAAAAGACAGCACGAAGGTTTCCACATTGGATCAGAATAGTATGATTCACACAGGACAAAAGCCGCACCAATGTGATGAATGTAAAAGAACCTTTACCAGCCTTTCTACCTTTGATCTTCACCAGCAGTTACACTCAAAAGAGACATCTCACGTGTGCAATGAGTGTGGAAAAGGCTTCCGTTATAGCTCAGTTCTTCATATTCATCAGAGAGTGCACATAGGAGAAAAATGCagtgtgtgtgatgagtgtgGAAAGGAATTCCGTCAGAGCTCACAACTGCAAACTCATCAGAAAGTCCACAGCATAAAGAAACCGTTCACATGTGAGGAATGTGGGAAAGGCTTCAGTCGTCAGTCAGCACTTACTGTTCATTGTAAAGTCCACACGGGAGAGAAACCTTACAGTTGTGAGGAGTGTGGCAGAGCCTTCAGTCAGGCCTCCCACCTTCAGGACCATCAGAGAGTCCACACTGGGGAGAAACCATTCATATGTGATGCATGTGGTAAGAGCTTCAGTCGGAATTCACACCTTCAGTCCCACCAGAGAGTCCATACAGGAGAGAAACCGTACAAATGTGAGGAGTGTGGGAAGGGCTTCATTTGTAGCTCAAATCTGTACATTCACCAGAGAGTCCACACAGGAGAAAAACCCTACAAATGTGAGGAATGTGGGAAAGGCTTTAGTCGGCCTTCAAGTCTTCAGGCCCATCAGGGaatccacactggagagaagTCATATGTATGTAATGTGTGTGGTAAAGGCTTTACTCTGAGTTCAAACCTTCAGGCACATCAGAGAGTCCACACAGGGGAGAAACCATACAAATGTGAGGAGTGCGGGAAGAACTTCAGGAGGAACTCCCATTATCAAGTTCATCTGGTCGTCCACACAGGAGAAAAACCCTATAAATGTGAAGTGTGTGGGAAGGGCTTCAGTCAGAGTTCGTATCTTCAAATCCATCAGAAGGCCCATAGCGTAGAGAAACCCTACAAATGTGAAGAGTGTGGGCAGGGCTTCAATCAGAGTTCACGACTTCAGATCCACCAGCTGATCCATACTGgtgagaaaccatataaatgcgAAGAGTGTGGGAAGGGATTCAGTCGTAGAGCAGATCTTAAAATTCACTGCAGaatccacactggagagaaaccatacaaTTGTGAGGAGTGTGGAAAAGTCTTCAGGCAGGCCTCAAATCTCCTGGCCCATCAGAGAGTCCACAGTGGAGAAAAGCCATTCAAATGTGAAGAATGTGGCAAGAGCTTTGGTCGGAGTTCACACCTTCAAGCCCACCAAAAagtccacactggagagaagccatACAAATGTGGGGAGTGTGGGAAGGGCTTCAAGTGGAGCCTGAACCTCGACATGCATCAGAGGGtccacacaggagagaaaccatataagtGTGGGGAGTGTGGGAAGCGCTTCAGTCAGGCCTCAAGTCTTCAGCTTCATCAGagtgtccacactggagagaagccctaCAGATGTGACGTGTGTGGTAAAGTCTTCAGTCGGTCTTCACAGCTTCAGTCTCATCAGAGAGTCCACACAGGGGAGAAACCTTACAAGTGTGAGATGTGTGGTAAGAGCTTCAGTTGGCGCTCCAATCTAACAATTCATCAAAGAATCCATGCTGCTGATAAATCCTATAAAAGTCATAGGGGTGGTAAGACCATCAGAGATTCAACTTAG